A genomic segment from Vidua macroura isolate BioBank_ID:100142 chromosome Z, ASM2450914v1, whole genome shotgun sequence encodes:
- the PIAS2 gene encoding E3 SUMO-protein ligase PIAS2 isoform X3 — MADAGPSSNTANSENAQGKSLGTCSEDAAAGLVRRKRRRRKGFWRWKSKKRQKFQIPEEFLTFENMVSSFRVSELQVLLGFAGRNKSGRKHDLLMRALHLLKSGCSPAVQIKIRELYRRRYPRTIEGLSDLSAIKPAAFNLDSGSSPVEPDLAVAGIHPLPSTSVTPQSPSSPVSSVLLQDTKPHFEMQQPSPPIPPVHPDVQLKSLPFYDVLDVLIKPTSLVQSSIQRFQEKFFIFALTPQQVREICISRDFLPGGRRDYTVQVQLRLCLAETSCPQEDNYPNSLCIKVNGKLFPLPGYAPPPKNGIEQKRPGRPLNITSLVRLSSAVPNQISISWASEIGKNYSMSVYLVRQLTSAMLLQRLKMKGIRNPDHSRALIKEKLTADPDSEIATTSLRVSLMCPLGKMRLTIPCRAVTCTHLQCFDAALYLQMNEKKPTWICPVCDKKAAYESLILDGLFMEILNECSDMDEIKFQEDGSWCPMRPKKEAVKVSSPQCTKIESSSVVSKPCSVTVASEVNKKVDVIDLTVESSSDEEEDPPAKRKCIFMSEIHGSPTKGVLMYQPSTARVPSVTTVDAAATPPSLTDYPVPFHHPPISSISSDLPGLDFLSLIPVDSQSHLNLNKQHAWQHHHLHQPPREQHTR; from the exons ATGGCTGATGCTGGGCCGAGTTCTAATACTGCAAATTCAGAAAATGCCCAAGGAAAGAGCCTGGGAACTTGTTCAGAAGACGCAGCAGCAGGTTTagtgagaaggaagaggagaagaagaaaggggTTTTGGAGATGGAAGTCCAAGAAGAGGCAGAAGTTTCAGATCCCAGAAGAATTTCTGACATTTGAG aATATGGTATCAAGTTTTCGTGTTTCTGAACTGCaagtgctgctggggtttgctggACGTAATAAAAGTGGGCGCAAACATGACCTCCTGATGAGGGCACTGCACTTACTGAAGagcggctgcagcccagcagttCAGATCAAAATCCGAGAACTCTATAGGCGTCGGTACCCAAGGACGATTGAGGGACTGTCGGATTTATCGGCTATAAAACCTGCGGCGTTCAACTTGGACAGCGGCTCCTCTCCAGTCGAGCCTGACTTGGCTGTCGCGGGCATTCACCCACTCCCTTCCACTTCAGTCACGCCTCAGTCTCCATCCTCGCCTGTCAGTTCTGTGCTCCTCCAGGACACTAAGCCCCACTTTGAgatgcagcagccatcccctcCGATTCCGCCTGTTCATCCTGATGTTCAGCTGAAAAGCTTACCTTTCTACGATGTGCTCGACGTGCTCATTAAACCCACGAGTCTAG tACAGAGCAGTATTCAGAGGTTCCAGGAGAAGttttttatctttgctttaacacctcagcaggtcagagaaatcTGTATTTCCAG GGACTTTTTGCCTGGAGGCAGGAGAGATTACACAGTCCAAGTTCAGCTAAG GCTATGCTTAGCAGAGACAAGCTGCCCTCAAGAGGATAATTATCCTAATAGTTTGTGCATTAAAGTAAATGGGAAGCTGTTCCCATTGCCA GGATATGCTCCACCACCAAAAAATGGAATTGAACAGAAGCGACCTGGGCGTCCCTTGAATATCACGTCTCTAGTTAGGCTGTCATCAGCAGTGCCAAACCAGATTTCCATCTCTTGGGCTTCTGAAATTGGAAAG aatTACTCCATGTCTGTGTATCTGGTTCGCCAGCTCACCTCAGCTATGCTTTTGCAGAGGTTGAAAATGAAAGGTATCAGAAATCCTGATCATTCCAGAGCACTAA ttaAAGAAAAACTAACTGCAGATCCTGATAGTGAGATTGCCACAACCAGTCTGCGGGTCTCTCTGATGTGTCCT ctgggaaaaatgAGACTGACAATCCCATGCAGGGCTGTGACTTGCACACACCTGCAATGTTTCGATGCTGCTCTTTATCTTCAAATGAATGAAAAGAAGCCTACCTGGATCTGCCCTGTCTGTGACAAAAAGGCAGCTTACGAGAGCCTGATACTAGATGG cctCTTTATGGAAATCCTTAATGAATGTTCTGATATGGATGAGATCAAATTCCAGGAGGATGGCTCCTGGTGCCCCATGAGGCCAAAGAAGGAAGCTGTGAAAGTGTCAAGTCCACAGTGCACCAAAATAGAAA GTTCCAGTGTTGTTAGCAAACCATGTTCTGTGACAGTGGCCAGTGAGGTGAACAAGAAGGTTGATGTTATCGACTTGACAGTAGAAAGCTCTTCCGATGAAGAAGAAGATCCTCCAGCCAAAAGGAAGTGCATATTTATGTCTGAAATACACGGGAGCCCAACCAAAGG GGTTCTCATGTATCAGCCATCTACTGCCAGAGTGCCCAGCGTGACGACGGTCGATGCTGCTGCTACTCCTCCTTCATTAACAGACTACCCAGTACCATTCCATCACCCACCAATATCCAGTATTTCATCAGACTTGCCAG GTCTGGATTTTCTTTCGCTAATCCCAGTTGATTCACAG TCTCACCTCAACCTCAACAAGCAGCACGCCTGGCAGCATCATCACCTCCACCAGCCACCACGAGAGCAGCACACACGTTAG
- the PIAS2 gene encoding E3 SUMO-protein ligase PIAS2 isoform X1, with protein MADAGPSSNTANSENAQGKSLGTCSEDAAAGLVRRKRRRRKGFWRWKSKKRQKFQIPEEFLTFENMVSSFRVSELQVLLGFAGRNKSGRKHDLLMRALHLLKSGCSPAVQIKIRELYRRRYPRTIEGLSDLSAIKPAAFNLDSGSSPVEPDLAVAGIHPLPSTSVTPQSPSSPVSSVLLQDTKPHFEMQQPSPPIPPVHPDVQLKSLPFYDVLDVLIKPTSLVQSSIQRFQEKFFIFALTPQQVREICISRDFLPGGRRDYTVQVQLRLCLAETSCPQEDNYPNSLCIKVNGKLFPLPGYAPPPKNGIEQKRPGRPLNITSLVRLSSAVPNQISISWASEIGKNYSMSVYLVRQLTSAMLLQRLKMKGIRNPDHSRALIKEKLTADPDSEIATTSLRVSLMCPLGKMRLTIPCRAVTCTHLQCFDAALYLQMNEKKPTWICPVCDKKAAYESLILDGLFMEILNECSDMDEIKFQEDGSWCPMRPKKEAVKVSSPQCTKIESSSVVSKPCSVTVASEVNKKVDVIDLTVESSSDEEEDPPAKRKCIFMSEIHGSPTKGVLMYQPSTARVPSVTTVDAAATPPSLTDYPVPFHHPPISSISSDLPGLDFLSLIPVDSQQYCPPMFLDSLTSTSTSSTPGSIITSTSHHESSTHVSSSGRAEAGVITSSGGSAPDIISLD; from the exons ATGGCTGATGCTGGGCCGAGTTCTAATACTGCAAATTCAGAAAATGCCCAAGGAAAGAGCCTGGGAACTTGTTCAGAAGACGCAGCAGCAGGTTTagtgagaaggaagaggagaagaagaaaggggTTTTGGAGATGGAAGTCCAAGAAGAGGCAGAAGTTTCAGATCCCAGAAGAATTTCTGACATTTGAG aATATGGTATCAAGTTTTCGTGTTTCTGAACTGCaagtgctgctggggtttgctggACGTAATAAAAGTGGGCGCAAACATGACCTCCTGATGAGGGCACTGCACTTACTGAAGagcggctgcagcccagcagttCAGATCAAAATCCGAGAACTCTATAGGCGTCGGTACCCAAGGACGATTGAGGGACTGTCGGATTTATCGGCTATAAAACCTGCGGCGTTCAACTTGGACAGCGGCTCCTCTCCAGTCGAGCCTGACTTGGCTGTCGCGGGCATTCACCCACTCCCTTCCACTTCAGTCACGCCTCAGTCTCCATCCTCGCCTGTCAGTTCTGTGCTCCTCCAGGACACTAAGCCCCACTTTGAgatgcagcagccatcccctcCGATTCCGCCTGTTCATCCTGATGTTCAGCTGAAAAGCTTACCTTTCTACGATGTGCTCGACGTGCTCATTAAACCCACGAGTCTAG tACAGAGCAGTATTCAGAGGTTCCAGGAGAAGttttttatctttgctttaacacctcagcaggtcagagaaatcTGTATTTCCAG GGACTTTTTGCCTGGAGGCAGGAGAGATTACACAGTCCAAGTTCAGCTAAG GCTATGCTTAGCAGAGACAAGCTGCCCTCAAGAGGATAATTATCCTAATAGTTTGTGCATTAAAGTAAATGGGAAGCTGTTCCCATTGCCA GGATATGCTCCACCACCAAAAAATGGAATTGAACAGAAGCGACCTGGGCGTCCCTTGAATATCACGTCTCTAGTTAGGCTGTCATCAGCAGTGCCAAACCAGATTTCCATCTCTTGGGCTTCTGAAATTGGAAAG aatTACTCCATGTCTGTGTATCTGGTTCGCCAGCTCACCTCAGCTATGCTTTTGCAGAGGTTGAAAATGAAAGGTATCAGAAATCCTGATCATTCCAGAGCACTAA ttaAAGAAAAACTAACTGCAGATCCTGATAGTGAGATTGCCACAACCAGTCTGCGGGTCTCTCTGATGTGTCCT ctgggaaaaatgAGACTGACAATCCCATGCAGGGCTGTGACTTGCACACACCTGCAATGTTTCGATGCTGCTCTTTATCTTCAAATGAATGAAAAGAAGCCTACCTGGATCTGCCCTGTCTGTGACAAAAAGGCAGCTTACGAGAGCCTGATACTAGATGG cctCTTTATGGAAATCCTTAATGAATGTTCTGATATGGATGAGATCAAATTCCAGGAGGATGGCTCCTGGTGCCCCATGAGGCCAAAGAAGGAAGCTGTGAAAGTGTCAAGTCCACAGTGCACCAAAATAGAAA GTTCCAGTGTTGTTAGCAAACCATGTTCTGTGACAGTGGCCAGTGAGGTGAACAAGAAGGTTGATGTTATCGACTTGACAGTAGAAAGCTCTTCCGATGAAGAAGAAGATCCTCCAGCCAAAAGGAAGTGCATATTTATGTCTGAAATACACGGGAGCCCAACCAAAGG GGTTCTCATGTATCAGCCATCTACTGCCAGAGTGCCCAGCGTGACGACGGTCGATGCTGCTGCTACTCCTCCTTCATTAACAGACTACCCAGTACCATTCCATCACCCACCAATATCCAGTATTTCATCAGACTTGCCAG GTCTGGATTTTCTTTCGCTAATCCCAGTTGATTCACAG CAGTACTGTCCTCCTATGTTTTTGGATAGTCTCACCTCAACCTCAACAAGCAGCACGCCTGGCAGCATCATCACCTCCACCAGCCACCACGAGAGCAGCACACACGTTAGCTCCTCGGGCCGGGCCGAGGCCGGCGTCATCACcagcagcggcggcagcgcgcCCGACATCATCTCCCTGGACTGA
- the PIAS2 gene encoding E3 SUMO-protein ligase PIAS2 isoform X2: protein MADAGPSSNTANSENAQGKSLGTCSEDAAAGLVRRKRRRRKGFWRWKSKKRQKFQIPEEFLTFENMVSSFRVSELQVLLGFAGRNKSGRKHDLLMRALHLLKSGCSPAVQIKIRELYRRRYPRTIEGLSDLSAIKPAAFNLDSGSSPVEPDLAVAGIHPLPSTSVTPQSPSSPVSSVLLQDTKPHFEMQQPSPPIPPVHPDVQLKSLPFYDVLDVLIKPTSLVQSSIQRFQEKFFIFALTPQQVREICISRDFLPGGRRDYTVQVQLRLCLAETSCPQEDNYPNSLCIKVNGKLFPLPGYAPPPKNGIEQKRPGRPLNITSLVRLSSAVPNQISISWASEIGKNYSMSVYLVRQLTSAMLLQRLKMKGIRNPDHSRALIKEKLTADPDSEIATTSLRVSLMCPLGKMRLTIPCRAVTCTHLQCFDAALYLQMNEKKPTWICPVCDKKAAYESLILDGLFMEILNECSDMDEIKFQEDGSWCPMRPKKEAVKVSSPQCTKIESSSVVSKPCSVTVASEVNKKVDVIDLTVESSSDEEEDPPAKRKCIFMSEIHGSPTKGVLMYQPSTARVPSVTTVDAAATPPSLTDYPVPFHHPPISSISSDLPGLDFLSLIPVDSQYCPPMFLDSLTSTSTSSTPGSIITSTSHHESSTHVSSSGRAEAGVITSSGGSAPDIISLD from the exons ATGGCTGATGCTGGGCCGAGTTCTAATACTGCAAATTCAGAAAATGCCCAAGGAAAGAGCCTGGGAACTTGTTCAGAAGACGCAGCAGCAGGTTTagtgagaaggaagaggagaagaagaaaggggTTTTGGAGATGGAAGTCCAAGAAGAGGCAGAAGTTTCAGATCCCAGAAGAATTTCTGACATTTGAG aATATGGTATCAAGTTTTCGTGTTTCTGAACTGCaagtgctgctggggtttgctggACGTAATAAAAGTGGGCGCAAACATGACCTCCTGATGAGGGCACTGCACTTACTGAAGagcggctgcagcccagcagttCAGATCAAAATCCGAGAACTCTATAGGCGTCGGTACCCAAGGACGATTGAGGGACTGTCGGATTTATCGGCTATAAAACCTGCGGCGTTCAACTTGGACAGCGGCTCCTCTCCAGTCGAGCCTGACTTGGCTGTCGCGGGCATTCACCCACTCCCTTCCACTTCAGTCACGCCTCAGTCTCCATCCTCGCCTGTCAGTTCTGTGCTCCTCCAGGACACTAAGCCCCACTTTGAgatgcagcagccatcccctcCGATTCCGCCTGTTCATCCTGATGTTCAGCTGAAAAGCTTACCTTTCTACGATGTGCTCGACGTGCTCATTAAACCCACGAGTCTAG tACAGAGCAGTATTCAGAGGTTCCAGGAGAAGttttttatctttgctttaacacctcagcaggtcagagaaatcTGTATTTCCAG GGACTTTTTGCCTGGAGGCAGGAGAGATTACACAGTCCAAGTTCAGCTAAG GCTATGCTTAGCAGAGACAAGCTGCCCTCAAGAGGATAATTATCCTAATAGTTTGTGCATTAAAGTAAATGGGAAGCTGTTCCCATTGCCA GGATATGCTCCACCACCAAAAAATGGAATTGAACAGAAGCGACCTGGGCGTCCCTTGAATATCACGTCTCTAGTTAGGCTGTCATCAGCAGTGCCAAACCAGATTTCCATCTCTTGGGCTTCTGAAATTGGAAAG aatTACTCCATGTCTGTGTATCTGGTTCGCCAGCTCACCTCAGCTATGCTTTTGCAGAGGTTGAAAATGAAAGGTATCAGAAATCCTGATCATTCCAGAGCACTAA ttaAAGAAAAACTAACTGCAGATCCTGATAGTGAGATTGCCACAACCAGTCTGCGGGTCTCTCTGATGTGTCCT ctgggaaaaatgAGACTGACAATCCCATGCAGGGCTGTGACTTGCACACACCTGCAATGTTTCGATGCTGCTCTTTATCTTCAAATGAATGAAAAGAAGCCTACCTGGATCTGCCCTGTCTGTGACAAAAAGGCAGCTTACGAGAGCCTGATACTAGATGG cctCTTTATGGAAATCCTTAATGAATGTTCTGATATGGATGAGATCAAATTCCAGGAGGATGGCTCCTGGTGCCCCATGAGGCCAAAGAAGGAAGCTGTGAAAGTGTCAAGTCCACAGTGCACCAAAATAGAAA GTTCCAGTGTTGTTAGCAAACCATGTTCTGTGACAGTGGCCAGTGAGGTGAACAAGAAGGTTGATGTTATCGACTTGACAGTAGAAAGCTCTTCCGATGAAGAAGAAGATCCTCCAGCCAAAAGGAAGTGCATATTTATGTCTGAAATACACGGGAGCCCAACCAAAGG GGTTCTCATGTATCAGCCATCTACTGCCAGAGTGCCCAGCGTGACGACGGTCGATGCTGCTGCTACTCCTCCTTCATTAACAGACTACCCAGTACCATTCCATCACCCACCAATATCCAGTATTTCATCAGACTTGCCAG GTCTGGATTTTCTTTCGCTAATCCCAGTTGATTCACAG TACTGTCCTCCTATGTTTTTGGATAGTCTCACCTCAACCTCAACAAGCAGCACGCCTGGCAGCATCATCACCTCCACCAGCCACCACGAGAGCAGCACACACGTTAGCTCCTCGGGCCGGGCCGAGGCCGGCGTCATCACcagcagcggcggcagcgcgcCCGACATCATCTCCCTGGACTGA
- the PIAS2 gene encoding E3 SUMO-protein ligase PIAS2 isoform X5: MADFEELRNMVSSFRVSELQVLLGFAGRNKSGRKHDLLMRALHLLKSGCSPAVQIKIRELYRRRYPRTIEGLSDLSAIKPAAFNLDSGSSPVEPDLAVAGIHPLPSTSVTPQSPSSPVSSVLLQDTKPHFEMQQPSPPIPPVHPDVQLKSLPFYDVLDVLIKPTSLVQSSIQRFQEKFFIFALTPQQVREICISRDFLPGGRRDYTVQVQLRLCLAETSCPQEDNYPNSLCIKVNGKLFPLPGYAPPPKNGIEQKRPGRPLNITSLVRLSSAVPNQISISWASEIGKNYSMSVYLVRQLTSAMLLQRLKMKGIRNPDHSRALIKEKLTADPDSEIATTSLRVSLMCPLGKMRLTIPCRAVTCTHLQCFDAALYLQMNEKKPTWICPVCDKKAAYESLILDGLFMEILNECSDMDEIKFQEDGSWCPMRPKKEAVKVSSPQCTKIESSSVVSKPCSVTVASEVNKKVDVIDLTVESSSDEEEDPPAKRKCIFMSEIHGSPTKGVLMYQPSTARVPSVTTVDAAATPPSLTDYPVPFHHPPISSISSDLPGLDFLSLIPVDSQYCPPMFLDSLTSTSTSSTPGSIITSTSHHESSTHVSSSGRAEAGVITSSGGSAPDIISLD; the protein is encoded by the exons ATGGCGGATTTCGAGGAGCTGCgg aATATGGTATCAAGTTTTCGTGTTTCTGAACTGCaagtgctgctggggtttgctggACGTAATAAAAGTGGGCGCAAACATGACCTCCTGATGAGGGCACTGCACTTACTGAAGagcggctgcagcccagcagttCAGATCAAAATCCGAGAACTCTATAGGCGTCGGTACCCAAGGACGATTGAGGGACTGTCGGATTTATCGGCTATAAAACCTGCGGCGTTCAACTTGGACAGCGGCTCCTCTCCAGTCGAGCCTGACTTGGCTGTCGCGGGCATTCACCCACTCCCTTCCACTTCAGTCACGCCTCAGTCTCCATCCTCGCCTGTCAGTTCTGTGCTCCTCCAGGACACTAAGCCCCACTTTGAgatgcagcagccatcccctcCGATTCCGCCTGTTCATCCTGATGTTCAGCTGAAAAGCTTACCTTTCTACGATGTGCTCGACGTGCTCATTAAACCCACGAGTCTAG tACAGAGCAGTATTCAGAGGTTCCAGGAGAAGttttttatctttgctttaacacctcagcaggtcagagaaatcTGTATTTCCAG GGACTTTTTGCCTGGAGGCAGGAGAGATTACACAGTCCAAGTTCAGCTAAG GCTATGCTTAGCAGAGACAAGCTGCCCTCAAGAGGATAATTATCCTAATAGTTTGTGCATTAAAGTAAATGGGAAGCTGTTCCCATTGCCA GGATATGCTCCACCACCAAAAAATGGAATTGAACAGAAGCGACCTGGGCGTCCCTTGAATATCACGTCTCTAGTTAGGCTGTCATCAGCAGTGCCAAACCAGATTTCCATCTCTTGGGCTTCTGAAATTGGAAAG aatTACTCCATGTCTGTGTATCTGGTTCGCCAGCTCACCTCAGCTATGCTTTTGCAGAGGTTGAAAATGAAAGGTATCAGAAATCCTGATCATTCCAGAGCACTAA ttaAAGAAAAACTAACTGCAGATCCTGATAGTGAGATTGCCACAACCAGTCTGCGGGTCTCTCTGATGTGTCCT ctgggaaaaatgAGACTGACAATCCCATGCAGGGCTGTGACTTGCACACACCTGCAATGTTTCGATGCTGCTCTTTATCTTCAAATGAATGAAAAGAAGCCTACCTGGATCTGCCCTGTCTGTGACAAAAAGGCAGCTTACGAGAGCCTGATACTAGATGG cctCTTTATGGAAATCCTTAATGAATGTTCTGATATGGATGAGATCAAATTCCAGGAGGATGGCTCCTGGTGCCCCATGAGGCCAAAGAAGGAAGCTGTGAAAGTGTCAAGTCCACAGTGCACCAAAATAGAAA GTTCCAGTGTTGTTAGCAAACCATGTTCTGTGACAGTGGCCAGTGAGGTGAACAAGAAGGTTGATGTTATCGACTTGACAGTAGAAAGCTCTTCCGATGAAGAAGAAGATCCTCCAGCCAAAAGGAAGTGCATATTTATGTCTGAAATACACGGGAGCCCAACCAAAGG GGTTCTCATGTATCAGCCATCTACTGCCAGAGTGCCCAGCGTGACGACGGTCGATGCTGCTGCTACTCCTCCTTCATTAACAGACTACCCAGTACCATTCCATCACCCACCAATATCCAGTATTTCATCAGACTTGCCAG GTCTGGATTTTCTTTCGCTAATCCCAGTTGATTCACAG TACTGTCCTCCTATGTTTTTGGATAGTCTCACCTCAACCTCAACAAGCAGCACGCCTGGCAGCATCATCACCTCCACCAGCCACCACGAGAGCAGCACACACGTTAGCTCCTCGGGCCGGGCCGAGGCCGGCGTCATCACcagcagcggcggcagcgcgcCCGACATCATCTCCCTGGACTGA
- the PIAS2 gene encoding E3 SUMO-protein ligase PIAS2 isoform X4, with amino-acid sequence MADFEELRNMVSSFRVSELQVLLGFAGRNKSGRKHDLLMRALHLLKSGCSPAVQIKIRELYRRRYPRTIEGLSDLSAIKPAAFNLDSGSSPVEPDLAVAGIHPLPSTSVTPQSPSSPVSSVLLQDTKPHFEMQQPSPPIPPVHPDVQLKSLPFYDVLDVLIKPTSLVQSSIQRFQEKFFIFALTPQQVREICISRDFLPGGRRDYTVQVQLRLCLAETSCPQEDNYPNSLCIKVNGKLFPLPGYAPPPKNGIEQKRPGRPLNITSLVRLSSAVPNQISISWASEIGKNYSMSVYLVRQLTSAMLLQRLKMKGIRNPDHSRALIKEKLTADPDSEIATTSLRVSLMCPLGKMRLTIPCRAVTCTHLQCFDAALYLQMNEKKPTWICPVCDKKAAYESLILDGLFMEILNECSDMDEIKFQEDGSWCPMRPKKEAVKVSSPQCTKIESSSVVSKPCSVTVASEVNKKVDVIDLTVESSSDEEEDPPAKRKCIFMSEIHGSPTKGVLMYQPSTARVPSVTTVDAAATPPSLTDYPVPFHHPPISSISSDLPGLDFLSLIPVDSQQYCPPMFLDSLTSTSTSSTPGSIITSTSHHESSTHVSSSGRAEAGVITSSGGSAPDIISLD; translated from the exons ATGGCGGATTTCGAGGAGCTGCgg aATATGGTATCAAGTTTTCGTGTTTCTGAACTGCaagtgctgctggggtttgctggACGTAATAAAAGTGGGCGCAAACATGACCTCCTGATGAGGGCACTGCACTTACTGAAGagcggctgcagcccagcagttCAGATCAAAATCCGAGAACTCTATAGGCGTCGGTACCCAAGGACGATTGAGGGACTGTCGGATTTATCGGCTATAAAACCTGCGGCGTTCAACTTGGACAGCGGCTCCTCTCCAGTCGAGCCTGACTTGGCTGTCGCGGGCATTCACCCACTCCCTTCCACTTCAGTCACGCCTCAGTCTCCATCCTCGCCTGTCAGTTCTGTGCTCCTCCAGGACACTAAGCCCCACTTTGAgatgcagcagccatcccctcCGATTCCGCCTGTTCATCCTGATGTTCAGCTGAAAAGCTTACCTTTCTACGATGTGCTCGACGTGCTCATTAAACCCACGAGTCTAG tACAGAGCAGTATTCAGAGGTTCCAGGAGAAGttttttatctttgctttaacacctcagcaggtcagagaaatcTGTATTTCCAG GGACTTTTTGCCTGGAGGCAGGAGAGATTACACAGTCCAAGTTCAGCTAAG GCTATGCTTAGCAGAGACAAGCTGCCCTCAAGAGGATAATTATCCTAATAGTTTGTGCATTAAAGTAAATGGGAAGCTGTTCCCATTGCCA GGATATGCTCCACCACCAAAAAATGGAATTGAACAGAAGCGACCTGGGCGTCCCTTGAATATCACGTCTCTAGTTAGGCTGTCATCAGCAGTGCCAAACCAGATTTCCATCTCTTGGGCTTCTGAAATTGGAAAG aatTACTCCATGTCTGTGTATCTGGTTCGCCAGCTCACCTCAGCTATGCTTTTGCAGAGGTTGAAAATGAAAGGTATCAGAAATCCTGATCATTCCAGAGCACTAA ttaAAGAAAAACTAACTGCAGATCCTGATAGTGAGATTGCCACAACCAGTCTGCGGGTCTCTCTGATGTGTCCT ctgggaaaaatgAGACTGACAATCCCATGCAGGGCTGTGACTTGCACACACCTGCAATGTTTCGATGCTGCTCTTTATCTTCAAATGAATGAAAAGAAGCCTACCTGGATCTGCCCTGTCTGTGACAAAAAGGCAGCTTACGAGAGCCTGATACTAGATGG cctCTTTATGGAAATCCTTAATGAATGTTCTGATATGGATGAGATCAAATTCCAGGAGGATGGCTCCTGGTGCCCCATGAGGCCAAAGAAGGAAGCTGTGAAAGTGTCAAGTCCACAGTGCACCAAAATAGAAA GTTCCAGTGTTGTTAGCAAACCATGTTCTGTGACAGTGGCCAGTGAGGTGAACAAGAAGGTTGATGTTATCGACTTGACAGTAGAAAGCTCTTCCGATGAAGAAGAAGATCCTCCAGCCAAAAGGAAGTGCATATTTATGTCTGAAATACACGGGAGCCCAACCAAAGG GGTTCTCATGTATCAGCCATCTACTGCCAGAGTGCCCAGCGTGACGACGGTCGATGCTGCTGCTACTCCTCCTTCATTAACAGACTACCCAGTACCATTCCATCACCCACCAATATCCAGTATTTCATCAGACTTGCCAG GTCTGGATTTTCTTTCGCTAATCCCAGTTGATTCACAG CAGTACTGTCCTCCTATGTTTTTGGATAGTCTCACCTCAACCTCAACAAGCAGCACGCCTGGCAGCATCATCACCTCCACCAGCCACCACGAGAGCAGCACACACGTTAGCTCCTCGGGCCGGGCCGAGGCCGGCGTCATCACcagcagcggcggcagcgcgcCCGACATCATCTCCCTGGACTGA